The following coding sequences lie in one Rissa tridactyla isolate bRisTri1 chromosome Z, bRisTri1.patW.cur.20221130, whole genome shotgun sequence genomic window:
- the ENC1 gene encoding ectoderm-neural cortex protein 1 → MSVSMHENRKSRASTGSINIYLFHKSSYADSVLTHLNLLRQQRLFTDVLLHAGNRSFPCHRAVLAACSRYFEAMFSGGLKESQDSEVNFHNSIHPEVLELLLDYAYSSRVIINEENAESLLEAGDMLEFQDIRDACAEFLEKNLHPTNCLGMLLLSDAHQCTKLYELSWRMCLSNFQSISKSEDFLQLPKDMVVQLLSSEELETEDERLVYESAINWVNYDLTKRHCYLPELLQTVRLALLPAIYLMENVAMEELITKQRKSKEIVEESIRCKLKILQNDGVVTSLCARPRKTGHSLFLLGGQTFMCDKLYLVDQKAKEIIPKADIPSPRKEFSACAIGCKVYITGGRGSENGVSKDVWVYDTLHEEWSKAAPMLVARFGHGSAELKHCLYVVGGHTAATGCLPASPSVSLKQVEQYDPVTNKWTMVAPLREGVSNAAVVSAKLKLFAFGGTSVSHDKLPKVQCYDQCENRWTVPATCPQPWRYTAAAVLGNQIFIMGGDTEFSACSAYKFNSETYQWTKVGDVTAKRMSCHAVASGNKLYVVGGYFGIQRCKTLDCYDPTLDVWNSITTVPYSLIPTAFVSTWKHLPS, encoded by the coding sequence ATGTCAGTCAGCATGCATGAAAATCGCAAATCTAGGGCCAGCACTGGCTCCATAAACATATACTTGTTCCACAAGTCATCCTATGCTGATAGTGTCCTTACTCACCTGAACCTTCTGCGTCAGCAGCGTCTCTTCACAGATGTACTTCTCCATGCTGGGAACAGGTCGTTCCCCTGCCACAGAGCCGTTCTAGCTGCTTGTAGCCGCTATTTCGAAGCAATGTTCAGCGGAGGACTGAAGGAGAGCCAGGACAGTGAAGTCAACTTTCATAACTCGATTCACCCAGAAGTCTTGGAGCTTCTTCTGGACTATGCGTATTCCTCCAGGGTTATCATCAACGAGGAGAATGCGGAGTCGCTGCTGGAGGCTGGTGACATGCTGGAGTTTCAGGACATTCGGGATGCTTGTGCAGAATTTCTGGAGAAAAACCTTCATCCCACCAACTGTCTTggcatgctgctgctgtcagatgCTCACCAATGCACCAAGCTGTATGAACTCTCTTGGAGGATGTGCCTTAGCAACTTCCAGAGTATCAGTAAAAGCGAAGACTTCCTCCAGCTGCCAAAAGACATGGTAGTGCAGCTCCTTTCCAGTGAAGAATTAGAAACTGAAGATGAAAGGCTGGTGTATGAATCAGCTATCAACTGGGTCAACTATGACCTGACTAAGCGTCACTGCTACCTGCCCGAGCTATTGCAGACGGTGAGACTGGCCCTCTTGCCAGCTATATACCTTATGGAGAACGTGGCCATGGAAGAACTTATCAccaagcaaaggaaaagcaaagagattGTAGAAGAATCGATAAGATGCAAGTTAAAGATCTTGCAGAATGATGGAGTGGTCACTAGTTTGTGTGCCAGACCCCGTAAAACTGGccattcactttttcttttgggTGGCCAGACCTTTATGTGTGACAAGCTGTACCTGGTGGACCAAAAGGCAAAGGAGATCATTCCAAAGGCCGACATACCGAGTCCACGGAAAGAGTTCAGCGCTTGTGCCATAGGCTGCAAAGTGTATATCACCGGGGGACGAGGGTCAGAAAATGGAGTCTCCAAAGATGTGTGGGTGTATGACACCCTTCACGAGGAGTGGTCAAAGGCTGCTCCCATGCTGGTAGCTAGGTTTGGGCATGGCTCTGCCGAACTTAAGCACTGTTTGTATGTAGTAGGGGGACACACCGCCGCAACTGGTTGCCTTCCAGCATCCCCTTCAGTATCGTTAAAGCAAGTAGAACAATATGACCCCGTGACCAACAAATGGACCATGGTTGCCCCGCTGCGAGAGGGAGTAAGCAATGCAGCTGTAGTCAGCGCAAAGCTTAAGCTGTTTGCTTTTGGAGGTACCAGCGTTAGCCATGACAAGCTGCCCAAAGTTCAGTGCTACGATCAGTGTGAAAACAGATGGACAGTCCCAGccacctgcccccagccctggcgctACACAGCGGCAGCTGTTCTGGGTAACCAGATTTTTATTATGGGCGGAGATACCGAATTCTCTGCGTGCTCTGCTTATAAATTCAACAGTGAGACATACCAGTGGACTAAGGTGGGAGATGTGACAGCGAAGCGAATGAGCTGCCACGCAGTGGCATCTGGAAACAAATTGTACGTGGTTGGAGGCTATTTTGGCATTCAGAGGTGCAAAACGTTGGACTGCTACGATCCCACGTTAGATGTGTGGAACAGCATAACGACTGTGCCCTATTCGTTAATTCCCACGGCGTTTGTCAGCACATGGAAACACCTTCCCTCATAA